In a single window of the Streptomyces sp. NBC_00285 genome:
- a CDS encoding FABP family protein encodes MIEIPSDLHKDLVPLVFLLGNWAGAGVHDFPGSEKCNFGQEVTFGHDGRDFLEYRSHTWVLDNDGNKIRPLETEHGFWRIDADRKVEVTMVRDDGVVEIWYGELAKQKPQIDLVTDAVARTAASGPYTGGKRLYGYVKSDLMWVGEKQTPEVELRPYMSAHLKKVVTPEDVERWAKALPDDMPDDGIAFFK; translated from the coding sequence ATGATCGAGATCCCGTCCGACCTCCACAAGGACCTCGTCCCGCTCGTCTTCCTGCTCGGTAACTGGGCAGGCGCGGGCGTCCACGACTTCCCGGGCTCGGAGAAGTGCAACTTCGGCCAGGAGGTGACCTTCGGCCACGACGGCCGGGACTTCCTGGAGTACCGCTCCCACACCTGGGTGCTGGACAACGACGGCAACAAGATCCGCCCGCTGGAGACCGAGCACGGCTTCTGGCGCATCGACGCCGACCGCAAGGTCGAGGTGACGATGGTCCGCGACGACGGCGTCGTCGAGATCTGGTACGGCGAGCTGGCCAAGCAGAAGCCGCAGATCGACCTGGTGACGGACGCGGTGGCCCGTACGGCCGCCTCCGGTCCGTACACCGGCGGCAAGCGCCTGTACGGCTACGTCAAGAGCGACCTCATGTGGGTCGGCGAGAAGCAGACCCCCGAGGTCGAGCTGCGCCCCTACATGTCGGCCCACCTGAAGAAGGTCGTCACCCCGGAGGATGTCGAACGCTGGGCCAAGGCCCTCCCGGACGACATGCCGGACGACGGGATCGCTTTCTTCAAGTAG